The following are encoded together in the Ovis canadensis isolate MfBH-ARS-UI-01 breed Bighorn chromosome 2, ARS-UI_OviCan_v2, whole genome shotgun sequence genome:
- the RSRP1 gene encoding arginine/serine-rich protein 1 isoform X2, with protein sequence MSSYVNDLWPGSPPKASPSSSRSGPCSRPSSASGSRSSSRSSVSSRSWSRSRSPPGRRSRSRSRSRRRHQRRAYGIARGRRYYGFGRTVYPEERRSWRGRSRSRSRSPTPFRLSEKDRMELLEIAKANAAKALGTANFDLPASLRSVSVSKERNQETGVLNNGAKSELSDKLTEDGTKNANEKSYQQKSITFSSNNSVAKPVLQKSAKAIAEENSSGSPKIDKKKSPYGLWIPV encoded by the exons ATGTCCAGCTACGTGAACGACCTGTGGCCGGGTTCGCCGCCCAAGGCCTCGCCCTCGTCCTCGCGGTCGGGCCCGTGCAGCCGGCCGTCGTCGGCCTCCGGGAGCCGCTCTTCGTCCCGTTCCAGCGTCTCGAGCCGGTCGTGGTCCCGGAGCCGCAGCCCGCCCGGGCGGAGGAGCCGCTCCAGGTCTCGCTCCCGAAGGCGCCACCAGAGGAG GGCCTACGGCATCGCGCGAGGCCGCCGCTACTACGGCTTCGGCCGCACCGTCTACCCCGAGGAGCGCAGAAGCTGGAGGGGGCGATCCCGGAGCAGGTCGCGAAGCCCAACCCCCTTTCGCTTGAGCGAGAAAG ATCGAATGGAGCTGTTAGAAATAGCCAAAGCCAATGCAGCAAAAGCGTTAGGAACAGCCAACTTTGACTTGCCAGCTAGTCTCAGAAGTGTATCTGTATCTAAAGAAAGAAACCAGGAAACAGGTGTACTGAATAATGGTGCAAAGTCTGAG CTATCGGACAAGTTAACAGAAGATGGAACAAAAAATGCCAATGAAAAGTCTTATCAGCAAAAAAGCATTACTTTTAGCTCTAAC aattctgtaGCAAAGCCTGTGCTTCAGAAATCAGCTAAAGCTATTGCTGAAGAGAATTCTTCAGGATCCCCAAAAATAGACAAGAAGAAAAGTCCATATGGACTGTGGATACCTGTCTAA
- the RSRP1 gene encoding arginine/serine-rich protein 1 isoform X1, which yields MSSYVNDLWPGSPPKASPSSSRSGPCSRPSSASGSRSSSRSSVSSRSWSRSRSPPGRRSRSRSRSRRRHQRRYRRYSRSYSRSHSRSRSRRYRERHSGSTRTSYRSRSRSRCRLYYRRAYGIARGRRYYGFGRTVYPEERRSWRGRSRSRSRSPTPFRLSEKDRMELLEIAKANAAKALGTANFDLPASLRSVSVSKERNQETGVLNNGAKSELSDKLTEDGTKNANEKSYQQKSITFSSNNSVAKPVLQKSAKAIAEENSSGSPKIDKKKSPYGLWIPV from the exons ATGTCCAGCTACGTGAACGACCTGTGGCCGGGTTCGCCGCCCAAGGCCTCGCCCTCGTCCTCGCGGTCGGGCCCGTGCAGCCGGCCGTCGTCGGCCTCCGGGAGCCGCTCTTCGTCCCGTTCCAGCGTCTCGAGCCGGTCGTGGTCCCGGAGCCGCAGCCCGCCCGGGCGGAGGAGCCGCTCCAGGTCTCGCTCCCGAAGGCGCCACCAGAGGAGGTACCGGCGCTACTCGCGCTCTTACTCGCGGAGCCACTCGCGTTCCCGCAGCCGCCGGTACCGGGAGAGGCACTCCGGCTCCACCCGGACGTCCTACCGGTCCCGCAGCCGCTCCCGCTGCCGCTTGTATTACCGTAGGGCCTACGGCATCGCGCGAGGCCGCCGCTACTACGGCTTCGGCCGCACCGTCTACCCCGAGGAGCGCAGAAGCTGGAGGGGGCGATCCCGGAGCAGGTCGCGAAGCCCAACCCCCTTTCGCTTGAGCGAGAAAG ATCGAATGGAGCTGTTAGAAATAGCCAAAGCCAATGCAGCAAAAGCGTTAGGAACAGCCAACTTTGACTTGCCAGCTAGTCTCAGAAGTGTATCTGTATCTAAAGAAAGAAACCAGGAAACAGGTGTACTGAATAATGGTGCAAAGTCTGAG CTATCGGACAAGTTAACAGAAGATGGAACAAAAAATGCCAATGAAAAGTCTTATCAGCAAAAAAGCATTACTTTTAGCTCTAAC aattctgtaGCAAAGCCTGTGCTTCAGAAATCAGCTAAAGCTATTGCTGAAGAGAATTCTTCAGGATCCCCAAAAATAGACAAGAAGAAAAGTCCATATGGACTGTGGATACCTGTCTAA